A window from Gallus gallus isolate bGalGal1 chromosome 5, bGalGal1.mat.broiler.GRCg7b, whole genome shotgun sequence encodes these proteins:
- the ISCA2 gene encoding iron-sulfur cluster assembly 2 homolog, mitochondrial: MAAVRRCWWLAWGSRVSSWCSAASRRGRAPLGPPPAAACALGRSLRWASSSSQPGPTESDSSEGQVYLSESCVKRLLEIAEGSEFLRLQVEGGGCSGFQYKFSLDTVINPDDRVFEQGGARVVVDVDSLAFVKGSMVDFSQELIRSSFQVMFPGSLQRVLFHLSPAEPSHLSNPVTQQFQMTPAVCV; the protein is encoded by the exons atggcggcggtgagGCGCTGTTGGTGGTTGGCGTGGGGCAGTCGGGTCAG CAGTTGGTGTTCTGCTGCGTCGCGCAGAGGACGAGCGCCGCTCGGCCCCCCGCCGGCCGCGGCCTGCGCGCTGGGCCGCTCGCTGCGCTGGGCGTCGTCCTCCTCCCAGCCGGGCCCGACGGAGAGCGACTCTAGTGAGGGACAGGTCTACCTCAGCGAGAGCTGCGTGAAG aGGCTGCTGGAGATTGCAGAAGGATCAGAGTTTCTCAGGCTGCAGGTGGAAGGAGGTGGTTGCTCTGGGTTCCAGTACAAGTTTTCTTTGGACACAGTTATCAATCCTGACGACAG ggTGTTTGAACAAGGTGGTGCCCGTGTAGTTGTGGATGTGGACAGCCTGGCCTTTGTGAAAGGTTCCATGGTAGACTTCAGCCAGGAGCTGATTCGCAGCTCGTTCCAGGTG ATGTTTCCTGGCAGTCTCCAGAgggttttgtttcatctttctCCAGCTGAGCCTTCTCATCTTTCTAACCCTGTAACACAGCAGTTTCAGATGACACCAGCTGTATGTGTCTGA